A portion of the Candidatus Schekmanbacteria bacterium genome contains these proteins:
- the holA gene encoding DNA polymerase III subunit delta produces the protein MIPGIESLIKKISEGKANPLILIGGDDRGLKKEAFKIICDALLKDGSPDTNLESYGENHPAVPDIISNIMTRPFFPGNKILALIDWDMKNIEERHLKMFSSSIETGIPEGNFLIVIPEDVPDKRTTFYKQIKKSWELLEFAKETKISDSELPQILNGYFSEKGFSINSDALRQLIIKSDFDYYKTRIEADKLMLTLSSGKGVRVTLADVERIVTSNKSTVVFELLDSIGRKEAGRSVELFRALVRSGEEEMQIVYMISRRFHSFLQFYDFMEKMEFRKPKGNINYDMFMKSIHPLIRSFNESYLSGKANLISGHPFYVFNLMLAALNFSPQSAAKAIRVLRECDVELKSFGMSKGIIVEKLILSLVSL, from the coding sequence TTGATACCCGGCATTGAAAGCCTCATTAAAAAAATATCAGAGGGGAAAGCCAATCCTCTGATATTGATTGGGGGAGACGACAGAGGATTGAAGAAGGAGGCTTTTAAGATTATTTGCGATGCCTTGCTGAAGGATGGCTCCCCTGATACAAACCTTGAATCTTACGGAGAAAATCATCCTGCTGTCCCGGATATAATCTCAAACATCATGACACGCCCTTTTTTCCCGGGGAACAAGATATTAGCCCTCATTGACTGGGACATGAAGAATATTGAGGAGAGGCATCTCAAAATGTTTTCCAGCTCTATTGAAACGGGAATTCCTGAAGGGAATTTTCTTATAGTGATACCGGAAGATGTTCCGGACAAAAGAACAACTTTTTATAAGCAGATTAAGAAGAGCTGGGAACTGCTCGAATTTGCAAAGGAAACCAAGATCAGTGATTCCGAACTTCCCCAGATACTTAACGGATATTTTTCAGAAAAGGGATTTTCAATAAACAGTGATGCCTTAAGGCAGCTTATCATCAAAAGCGATTTTGATTATTACAAGACAAGGATAGAGGCAGATAAGCTGATGCTCACTCTTTCTTCCGGAAAGGGGGTAAGAGTAACCTTAGCTGATGTAGAGCGCATAGTTACTTCCAACAAAAGTACCGTGGTTTTTGAACTTTTAGATTCCATAGGTAGAAAAGAGGCAGGACGCTCTGTCGAGCTTTTCAGGGCGCTCGTAAGAAGCGGCGAAGAAGAAATGCAAATCGTTTATATGATTTCAAGGAGGTTCCATTCATTTCTGCAGTTCTATGATTTCATGGAAAAAATGGAATTCAGAAAACCCAAAGGGAATATAAACTACGATATGTTTATGAAAAGCATTCATCCTCTTATCCGTTCCTTCAATGAAAGTTATCTCTCAGGGAAGGCGAATCTCATCTCAGGGCATCCATTTTATGTTTTTAACCTCATGCTTGCGGCATTGAATTTTTCTCCCCAGTCTGCAGCTAAGGCAATCAGGGTGCTTAGAGAATGCGACGTGGAATTGAAATCTTTCGGTATGTCAAAGGGTATTATAGTGGAGAAACTTATCCTGTCATTGGTCTCATTATGA